The DNA region AATGTAGGAGCTGGACTAGCTGCTTTCTTAACTTCTTCTCTGGGATATCCAACATAGGATTATCTACGCGAAGAGGGGACACAGAGGGGAGAAATGAAGAGGCATTAAGAAATTGGGGGTGACTCAAGAATTTAATGTTTATAGGTAATTGACCTAATTGATTAACtgcgtgtgtgtatttattatgtGTATATTGAGGAATGTGGTTCTATTCTCTGGGAATATATTATGTActagagataaaaaagaaagaaagagggaggcctgggtggctcagtccattaagcgtccgacttcggctcaggtcataatctcacggttcgtcagtttgagccccgcgtcgggctctgggctgatagctcagagcctggagccagcttcagattctgtgtccccctctgtccgcccctccgctgcttgcactctgtctctcgcattgtctcaaaaataaataaacgttaaaaaaaaatttttttttaatgcacaaaaaCTAAAGGATTATAAACAGAAAACGTTAGTCACCAACACACTCATGGCCTCCGCAGGTGGAAAGCCTTGGCTGGAGTCGGGGATTTCGATCTTCACTCTGGAGCTTCCTGCCTCTCCATGCTGCAGCCCGAAGAGCTGTGACCACGCCCGGCTCTAGTTTGAGGTGGCCGGGAGGACTTTGGGGAGAGAGCAGACAATTGCAAAGATTTCAGGATGGGAATTCCGACCTAGgttctggttttgtttatttgtgaccCTGGCCGAATAAAAAACCCTGAACCTCAGCTGTATTCCCTCCCAAATGGGGCACTATTCCTTGACCCCATGCAACTACTAAGAGAGGGAGATGTAGTGAGGGAAGCAAAAGCTGGCTTAGCCAAGGGCAGCATGCTGAACCAGCCCTTTCAAATCATAAACAACGTTCTACCGACTGTGAGTTCGCCAAGATGTTGATGGGTGttctgagaataaaagaaaacagatcacATGGTCAAGGAAGTTTACAATATACCACAATAACACCCATTATCAATAGTAAAGGTTTAGCAAAATCCTGTAGCTGACAAAATAATTTAACAGAGAAATTAATCGTAGAATCCCTATTGATATCTTGAGACATTCTAATGTCCCATGGAGTCCAGAGAGGGGCATTTTGTGCCGATTAATGTATCCCCacggggatacattccaagacacCCAATGGATGCCTGAACCCACAGATAGTActaaaccctatatatactatggattttgctatatatacatacctaagataaagtttaatttataaattaggcacagcaAGGCACAATAACTAATAATAGAATAACTATAACAATACAATGTAATAAAAGTTAAGTGAATGTGGTGTCTCTTCCACATtctcccaaaatattttattgtattgtacttaacccttcttcttgtgatgatgtgagatggtaAAATTCATACacgatgagatgaagtgaggtgaaggaCGTAGGGACTGTGACACAGCATTGGGTTACTGTTGACCTTCTGACAATAcctcagaaggaggatcatctacGTCCAGACCATCATTTGCCCACGAGTAACTGAAACCACGGAAAAGGTGTGGATAAGGTGATACTGCTGTGAGGCATCATTCCAGAATGACGCATCCCAGGGAGAAACTGGAGTGAAGGGAGGGCCACAGGAGGACTCTGAATGCCAAGCTAAGATTCAACCTTCGGTGCTGAAAGTTTCAGAAACATCTTCTTCTTAATCACAAAAGCAATACAATACCAGCCTCcttaaaaatggaagtttttggggggcgcctgggtggctcagtcggttgagcggccgacttcggctcaggtcacgatctcacagtccgtgggttcgagccccgcgtcgggctctgtgctgacagctcggagcctggagcctgtttcggattctctctctccctctctgcctctcccccacccactctctcagtctctctctctcaaaataaataagtaaatttaaaataaaaaaagaactctccAGAGATTTAAGAGCTTTCAGCCTAGGACACTGGAAAGTGATGTTAGTGCAAAAGAAAAGAGTGATAAAGGCTAACTAGTTTAAAGGATagggctctctctcccttttctctgccgTTATGGTGTGTGTAGTTGACTCTGTGCCTCGCCATGTCTTCTTACATGACTTTTAGGATCAAGGGATTCCTGGTtgagaaacaaaagcagactCATCCCATTCCCAAGTGGGTTTCGATGAAAATTAGTGATAAAATCAGGTATAACTCTAAGAAGAGACATTGGAGAAGAACCAAACTGAATCTATAAGTCACTTATGAGACGGCACACATAGTTATACTGTCTCAAGGTCACTAACATCTTACCATGTCATATTGAAAAGGTCACTACTCTTTCTGGGCAGGTGGACAtgttttattaggaaaataatgttttcccCCTTTGTCTCTGTGCTTCTGCACTAGTAGGTTGGTTCAGTAATAAATATATGAGAACttttgtttggggggaaaaaacagaatggagaatgGATCAAAGAGAAAGACATCAGATTTTGTCTGGAACACGTTCAGATGTTGGGGTTGAGTCACATCCCATGTAGAAAGGAAGGAGATCCTAGATAGGAAGTCAAGCTGACTGGAAATACACATCTGGGAGCTCCTAAGAGTTCCACTCCTCGAAGGGATTCATTCTCTGAAGAAACACAGAGGGCACAGAGGAGTAGCAAGACATGAGCAGCCTGGCAGAATTTCCAGGTAAATTGGCACGAAGACTGAGCAGGAGACCAGAAGAGGCAAGTTCCCCAGAAGCCATGAAAGACATTTCAAGGAGTACGGAGTGTCCTCTAGACGCTGGAGGTTGGCGAAAATGCAGACCAAGAAGAGGGGAATCACTGACTTCTCAGTAATTTGAGAGAAGGGTTTTAGTGGCAGGATTAGATACCAGCCTGACAGGAGGAAGGAACGGCAAGGGAATGAAAGCATTTAGGCCAGGTCTACAGGTGTGATATGCATGCCACTTGGAGGCAGACAGGGAGTCACTTCAGTCCTAGGGCGCAGGACTGTTTTGTCTCAAGGAAGAGAGAGGTTAAGGGAAGGCTCTGAAATGCAGCAGAATGAAACCCCTGACCTGGGTTTTAGGCTCAGATGTAACTGCTTGTCTGGGATGCTAAAGGCCTTCAGATTCCGCAGAACCTCAAGGGGAATTCTCCACTGGCGGCAGTAAAGCAACTCTTTTCCATCTAGCACAGCAGTTGGCTTCTCCCTTTGCATGCAAAGTGGCCACACGTGTCTAAAATGAACTTGCTCCTGCTCAGAAATACTTTGATTCCTGGTTGGGGAAGTTACCCTTTTGGGTTAGTAGTCTTCTAGGCTGTAGGCGTGTAGGTGTAGACAATACTTTTTGCTTCAGCAAAGGGTTATCACTAATCCCATTTAATTACGTCAATAAGAATCAGGTAAGATTTGTTACTAGCGTCCAGGTTTTTGATCTAGAGACTAAAAAAGCCAGGCAGAAAGGGCTCCTGGGCTCCATCTGGACTTAGTTCCAGATTTTCTAGCCTGGATAATTCAGGTGCTACCTGACTTTCTCTTGGGGAAGCAGGTGGGTGACAGGTCAAACTCTTGAATTGGTAGTGCCTATTTCTCTCTGGAACCAGGCACTgagtttttacctttttttccctggGAGAGCCAAGGCGAATTCCAATGGATCTGCTAAAGGATGCAGGTTTCAGTAGATTAACAATTCACATATGTGAACCTCAAGGTGCTTGGCAAACCCAAGTGAATTTTGCAGTCCAACAGTCTTGGAAGGCAATAATGGAAGGGCACTTTGCTCTGGGCACCTGAACTGCCACTGTCATCGAGTGCCATCAGAGGACTTTAACATTTGCGCTTAGTACCCTTCCCACTGGAATTAACCAGCTGTCATTCTTCATTGTTAGTGGCCACTCTACCTTGTCTG from Panthera leo isolate Ple1 chromosome A2, P.leo_Ple1_pat1.1, whole genome shotgun sequence includes:
- the LOC122213366 gene encoding 60S ribosomal protein L39-like; the protein is MSSYMTFRIKGFLVEKQKQTHPIPKWVSMKISDKIRYNSKKRHWRRTKLNL